In Lycium ferocissimum isolate CSIRO_LF1 chromosome 11, AGI_CSIRO_Lferr_CH_V1, whole genome shotgun sequence, a single genomic region encodes these proteins:
- the LOC132036769 gene encoding LOW QUALITY PROTEIN: ABC transporter C family member 3-like (The sequence of the model RefSeq protein was modified relative to this genomic sequence to represent the inferred CDS: inserted 1 base in 1 codon) has translation MEFANTMKGMSVFKSLRYVGVDESLLNPIFLRVISCSFHLGLFLVILGLWVWKKTRKDNDVGNKHSTRRNVRFMYYKPTLFCSIGLAIFSFLLCLLTHFYWYRTGWSDEKIITLSDFALKVLAWLSISVFLNTKLINSGEKKYPFVLRAWWGIFFSISCYSLVIDLFYGKKTQFWVPDVVFTIMGLFFCFVGFIVKKESEENMLEEPLLNGIDSKKSTGDQTVTPYANANIFSLFTFSWMGPLISVGYKKTLDLEDVPQLDVNDSVRGTFPIFREKLESVGGARGDCNRVTTLMLVKALIFTAWKEIVLSAFFVLIYSLASYVGPYLIDTLVQYLNGKRDFDNEGYVLVAAFFVAKLIECLAQRHWFFKVQQGGYRARAALVAKIYNKGLTLSCQSKQSHTSGEIINFMTVDAERIGDFGWYMHDPWMVIIEVGLALVILYKNLGFAAIAAFVATILVMLLNIPLGSLQEKFQEKLMESKDTRMKATSEVLRNMRILKLQAWEMKFLSRILDLRRTEAGWLKKYVYTSAMTTFVFWVSPTFISVTTFGAAMLMGIPLESGKILSALATFRILQEPIFNLPDTISMIAQTKVSLDRIASFLSLDDLQPDVIEKLPKGSSDIAVEIVDGNFAWDPSSSTPLLKDVNLKVLNGMRVAVCGTVGSGKSSLLSSILGEMPKLSGNIKLGGTKAYVAQSPWIQSGKIEENILFGKEMQREKYDKVLEACSLKKDLEILSFGDQTVIGERGINLSGGQKQRIQIARALYQDADVYLFDDPFSAVDAHTGTHLFNECIMGLLNSKTVLYVTHQVEFLPAADLILVMKDGKISQAGKYNDLLKLGSDFMELVGAHQDALTAIDTVKGEALRKSEESSGMIGDNTNVQDNKAASDGQNGKVDDIVGPKGQIVQEEEREKGSVGISVYWKYITTAYGGALVPVVLLAQTGFQILQIGSNYWMAWATPVSKSDPPPVGSSTLIIIYVALGIVSALCIFARSMLLVTAGYKTASLLFHKMHLCIFRAPMSFFDATPSGRILNRASTDQSAIDLNIPFQVGSFAFTIIQLIGIIAVMSQVAWQVFIVFIPVIAICIWLEQYYIPSAREXARLNGTCKAPVIQHFAETISGSSTIRSFDQESRFQDASMKLIDNYSRPKFHTAAAMEWLCMRLDMLSLITFAFSLIFLISLPVGTIDPSIFGLAVTYGLNLNVLQAWVVWNLCMMENKIISVERILQYTALPSEPPLIIESNRPDPNWPSCGEVDFSNLQVRYAPHMPLVLRGLTCTFFGGKKTGIVGRTGSGKSTLIQTLFRIVDPVAGQIKIDGTNISSIGLHDLRSRLSIIPQDPTMFEGTVRSNLDPLEEHSDEQIWEALDKCQLGHEVRKKDGKLYSTVSENGENWSVGQRQLVCLGRVLLKKSKVLVLDEATASVDTATDNLIQQTLRLHFTDSTVITIAHRITSVLDSDMVLLLEHGLIAEYDTPGRLLENESSLFAKLVAEYSMRSNSSFENLLDT, from the exons atggaaTTTGCTAATACTATGAAGGGCATGTCTGTTTTTAAATCTTTGAGGTATGTGGGTGTTGATGAATCCCTCTTAAACCCAATTTTCTTACGAGTCATTAGTTGTTCTTTTCACCTAGGATTATTCCTTGTAATTCTTGGATTATGGGTTtggaaaaaaacaagaaaagacaATGATGTTGGCAACAAACATAGTACTAGAAGGAATGTTAGGTTCATGTACTACAAACCAACCTTGTTTTGTTCTATTGGTCTTGCCATCTTTagttttttgttatgtttgttaACCCATTTTTATTGGTATAGAACTGGTTGGTCAGATGAAAAGATTATAACCCTTTCAGATTTTGCATTAAAGGTTCTAGCTTGGTTGTCTATATCTGTTTTCTTGAACACAAAGTTGATTAATTCAGGTGAAAAGAAATACCCTTTTGTTTTAAGAGCTTGGTGGGggattttcttttccatttcttGTTATAGCCTAGTTATAGACCTTTTTTATGGTAAAAAGACTCAATTTTGGGTacctgatgttgttttcaccaTTATGGGGTTATTCTTTTGCTTTGTGGGGTTTAttgttaaaaaagaaagtgaggaAAATATGCTTGAGGAACCTCTATTGAATGGTATAGACTCAAAAAAGTCTACTGGGGATCAAACTGTGACTCCTTATGCCAATGCTAACATTTTTAGTCTGTTTACTTTCTCTTGGATGGGTCCCCTTATTTCTGTTGGCTACAAGAAAACACTAGACCTTGAGGATGTTCCTCAGCTTGATGTTAACGATAGTGTTAGAGGGACTTTTCCAATTTTTAGAGAAAAACTAGAATCCGTAGGTGGGGCCCGTGGTGACTGTAACCGTGTGACTACCCTTATGCTGGTGAAGGCTTTGATTTTCACCGCGTGGAAGGAAATAGTGTTATCAGCATTCTTCGTGCTGATTTACTCTTTGGCTTCTTACGTTGGCCCGTACCTCATCGATACCTTAGTTCAGTATCTAAACGGAAAACGAGACTTTGATAACGAAGGTTATGTCTTGGTCGCTGCATTCTTTGTTGCAAAGTTGATAGAGTGTTTAGCACAAAGGCATTGGTTTTTTAAGGTGCAGCAGGGAGGTTATCGGGCACGGGCAGCACTGGTTGCTAAAATCTACAATAAAGGTTTAACCCTTTCTTGTCAGTCGAAGCAAAGCCACACTAGTGGAGAGATTATCAATTTTATGACAGTTGATGCAGAGAGGATTGGTGATTTCGGTTGGTATATGCATGATCCCTGGATGGTGATAATAGAAGTCGGTCTTGCCTTAGTGATACTCTATAAAAATCTCGGCTTTGCTGCAATTGCGGCGTTTGTTGCTACAATACTAGTGATGTTGCTAAACATCCCTTTAGGAAGTTTGCAGGAGAAGTTTCAGGAGAAACTCATGGAATCAAAAGATACAAGGATGAAGGCTACATCTGAAGTCTTAAGGAATATGAGAATACTTAAACTTCAAGCTTGGGAGATGAAGTTTTTGTCTAGGATTTTAGACCTCAGAAGAACCGAGGCGGGATGGTTGAAGAAGTATGTGTACACATCAGCTATGACTACTTTTGTCTTTTGGGTTTCTCCTACATTTATTTCCGTGACGACTTTCGGTGCTGCTATGCTTATGGGAATCCCGCTTGAATCCGGGAAGATATTGTCTGCACTCGCGACATTTAGAATTCTTCAAGAGCCAATCTTCAATCTCCCGGATACGATTTCAATGATTGCTCAAACCAAAGTTTCTCTTGATCGTATTGCgtctttcctttctcttgatGACTTGCAGCCTGATGTCATCGAGAAGCTTCCGAAAGGTAGTTCTGATATAGCAGTTGAGATTGTTGATGGGAACTTCGCGTGGGACCCATCCTCCTCCACTCCACTTCTGAAGGATGTAAATCTTAAAGTGCTTAATGGCATGAGAGTTGCCGTTTGTGGTACTGTTGGTTCAGGAAAATCAAGCTTACTCTCTAGCATTTTAGGGGAGATGCCGAAGTTATCGGGGAATATTAAACTCGGTGGAACGAAAGCTTACGTTGCGCAATCACCCTGGATACAGAGTGGAAAGATAGAGGAGAATATATTATTTGGTAAAGAGATGCAGAGGGAGAAGTATGATAAAGTTCTTGAAGCGTGCTCCTTAAAGAAAGACCTGGAAATTCTTTCGTTTGGTGATCAAACAGTCATAGGTGAGAGAGGCATAAATTTGAGCGGTGGACAGAAGCAGAGAATACAGATTGCGCGTGCTCTGTACCAGGATGCTGATGTTTACCTGTTCGATGATCCGTTCAGTGCTGTGGATGCTCATACCGGAACCCATCTCTTCAAT GAATGTATAATGGGGCTATTGAATTCAAAAACAGTTTTATATGTTACTCATCAAGTGGAGTTTTTACCTGCTGCGGATTTGATCTTG GTCATGAAAGATGGAAAGATCAGTCAAGCTGGGAAATACAACGATCTTCTCAAATTAGGTAGTGATTTCATGGAACTTGTGGGTGCTCACCAAGACGCTTTAACAGCAATTGACACAGTTAAGGGAGAAGCATTGAGGAAGAGTGAGGAAAGTAGTGGAATGATTGGTGATAATACAAATGTGCAGGATAATAAGGCGGCTTCAGATGGCCAAAATGGTAaagttgatgatattgttggacCAAAGGGACAAATTGTTCAGgaggaagaaagagagaagggcAGTGTCGGTATTTCAGTTTACTGGAAATATATTACAACTGCATATGGAGGTGCTCTTGTGCCAGTTGTACTGTTGGCACAAACTGGTTTTCAGATCCTTCAAATTGGAAGCAATTATTGGATGGCTTGGGCAACCCCCGTCTCGAAGAGTGACCCACCTCCTGTTGGTAGTTCTactctcatcatcatatatgttgCTTTAGGAATTGTAAGTGCTTTGTGCATCTTCGCTAGATCCATGCTTCTTGTTACCGCTGGATATAAGACAGCCTCATTGCTTTTCCATAAAATGCATCTTTGCATTTTCCGTGCTCCAATGTCATTCTTCGATGCCACACCCAGTGGGCGGATTCTAAATAGA GCATCGACAGATCAAAGTGCTATTGATCTGAACATTCCGTTTCAAGTTGGATCATTTGCCTTCACAATAATACAGCTTATAGGCATTATTGCAGTAATGTCACAAGTCGCATGGCAGGTCTTCATTGTCTTTATTCCGGTCATTGCAATTTGCATCTGGTTGGAG CAATATTACATACCTTCGGCACGAG GCGCACGTCTAAACGGAACATGCAAAGCTCCAGTAATACAGCACTTTGCCGAGACAATTTCAGGATCAAGCACAATTAGAAGTTTCGATCAGGAATCTAGATTCCAGGATGCAAGTATGAAATTGATAGACAATTACTCTCGGCCTAAGTTTCACACAGCTGCTGCGATGGAGTGGCTTTGCATGCGTTTGGATATGTTATCTCTCATCACTTTTGCTTTCTCCCTGATTTTCCTGATATCTCTTCCTGTTGGAACAATTGATCCGAGTA TCTTTGGCTTAGCTGTTACATACGGACTTAATCTGAACGTACTTCAAGCTTGGGTTGTATGGAATCTTTGTATgatggaaaataaaattatttctgTTGAAAGAATACTTCAGTATACTGCTCTTCCAAGTGAACCTCCTCTTATCATAGAGTCTAACAGACCAGATCCTAATTGGCCATCTTGTGGAGAGGTTGATTTTAGCAATCTTCAG GTCCGATATGCTCCTCACATGCCTCTAGTGTTGCGAGGCCTTACATGCACTTTCTTTGGTGGGAAGAAGACTGGAATTGTTGGTCGGACAGGTAGTGGTAAATCGACTCTAATACAGACCCTCTTCCGCATAGTTGATCCTGTTgctggacaaataaaaatagatGGTACCAACATTTCCTCAATTGGTCTGCACGATCTACGGTCTAGATTGAGTATAATTCCACAGGATCCAACTATGTTTGAGGGGACTGTACGCAGCAACCTAGATCCACTTGAAGAGCATTCAGATGAACAAATTTGGGAG GCGCTTGACAAGTGTCAGCTAGGACATGAAGTTAGGAAGAAGGACGGCAAATTATATTCTACAG TATCCGAGAATGGAGAAAACTGGAGCGTTGGCCAAAGGCAGCTGGTCTGTCTTGGCCGTGTGCTACTCAAAAAAAGCAAAGTCCTTGTCCTAGACGAGGCTACAGCATCTGTCGACACTGCAACTGATAATCTAATTCAGCAAACTCTAAGACTACATTTTACTGATTCCACGGTTATAACTATTGCGCATCGGATTACTTCCGTGCTTGATAGTGACATGGTCCTGCTATTAGAACATG GGCTCATTGCTGAATATGACACTCCAGGCAGGTTGTTAGAGAACGAATCCTCGTTATTTGCCAAGCTCGTGGCTGAGTATAGTATGAGATCAAATTCAAGTTTTGAGAACCTTTTAGACACATGA
- the LOC132038007 gene encoding putative DUF21 domain-containing protein At3g13070, chloroplastic isoform X2: protein MDAGVFNPSSFITTYNKRSYAGIYTRQLRIPIKLSPKNLHYSCGVASNFNLYYNPKCNFSTRICCLSVQEPNGEFQNTQDSFGSSLKIPFVHFLLKKRLILVAAICEVASKFNLFYNSRCNFCRNGINGLFQNVQDSSLEVHFVLKKGLILVAAICGVFAIGCQRVLAVEGVLNVGNGVLEQGLALLRSYWPTVLQVLKMFKEQGLVLAALLSLSAFFSMAETSITTLWPWKVRELAEKESDNEGVFKMLRSDVTRFLTTILIGTTVVNIAATALVTEAATAVFGEAGVSAATGVMTVAILLLTEITPKSIAVHNATEVARFVVRPVAWLSLILYPVGRVVTYLSMGMLKLLRLKGSSEPLVTEDELKLMLRGAELSGAIEEEEQDMIENVLEIKDTHVREVMTPLVDVVAIDASATLVDFNSLWVTHQYSRVPVFEQRIDNIVGIAYAMDLLDYVQKGEMLESSIVGDMAHKPAYFVPDSMSVWNLLREFRIRKVHMAVVLNEYGGTIGIVTLEDVVEEIVGEIFDENDSKEEIQKKTGYIVMRAEGIYDVDANTSIDQLSEDLNIKMPEDHQYETVSGFVCEAFGYIPRTGETIKVILERGNEDEDNNYNGTESDRADQNEKNQIFKLEVSDPLPPTTFTCGW, encoded by the exons ATGGATGCTGGTGTTTTTAATCCATCTTCATTTATCACCACTTATAATAAACGTTCATATGCAGGCATATATACTCGTCAATTAAGAATCCCCATTAAATTATCTCCCAAAAACCTTCATTACTCATGTGGGGTTGCTTCAAATTTCAATCTTTATTACAATCCCAAGTGTAATTTTAGTACTAGGATTTGTTGTCTATCTGTTCAAGAACCAAATGGGGAGTTTCAAAATACTCAAGATTCATTTGGGTCAAGTTTAAAAATACCATTTGTGcattttttgcttaaaaaaagGTTGATTTTAGTTGCTGCAATATGTGAGGTTGCttcaaaattcaatcttttttaCAATTCCAGGTGTAATTTTTGTAGAAATGGTATAAATGGGTTGTTTCAAAATGTTCAAGATTCATCTTTAGAAGTACATTTTGTGCTAAAAAAAGGGTTGATTTTGGTTGCTGCAATATGTGGGGTTTTTGCAATTGGGTGTCAAAGAGTGCTTGCTGTTGAAGGGGTTTTAAATGTGGGAAATGGAGTTTTAGAACAGGGTTTGGCTCTTTTAAGGAGTTATTGGCCTACAGTTTTGCAGGTTCTTAAGATGTTTAAAGAACAAGGTTTAGTTCTTGCAGCACTTCTTAGTCTCTCTGCATTTTTCTCAATGGCTGAGACATCAATAACTACGCTTTGGCCGTGGAAG GTACGAGAGTTAGCTGAAAAAGAATCTGACAATGAAGGAGTCTTCAAAATGTTGAGGAGTGATGTTACTCGATTCCTTACAACTATACTCATTGGAACAAC CGTTGTCAATATTGCAGCTACAGCATTAGTTACTGAGGCTGCAACTGCCGTATTTGGTGAAGCTGGTGTGAGTGCAGCAACGGGAGTTATGACG GTCGCGATCCTTCTACTAACAGAAATTACTCCAAAAAGCATTGCGGTTCACAATGCCACAGAAGTTGCTAGGTTTGTG GTTAGGCCAGTTGCATGGCTTTCCTTGATACTTTATCCAGTTGGAAGAGTTGTGACATATCTATCAATGGGAATGCTAAAACTCCTCCGCTTGAAAGGCAGTAG TGAACCATTGGTCACTGAggatgaattgaagttgatgctTCGTGGGGCGGAGTTAAGTGGTGCAATTGAGGAGGAAGAGCAG GATATGAttgaaaatgtgttggagataAAAGATACTCATGTCAGAGAGGTAATGACACctcttgttgatgttgttgcaATCGATGCCAGTGCAACATTAGTTGATTTCAATAGTTTGTGGGTGACACATCAGTACTCCAG GGTGCCTGTTTTTGAGCAACGCATAGATAATATCGTTGGCATTGCATATGCTATGGATCTCCTAGATTATGTACAAAAG GGAGAAATGCTGGAAAGTTCTATTGTGGGAGATATGGCACATAAACCTGCGTACTTTGTTCCCG ATTCTATGTCcgtgtggaaccttcttagagAGTTCCGGATCAGAAAAGTACACATGGCTGTTGTTCTTAATGAATATGGAGGAACCATTGGA ATTGTAACCCTTGAAGATGTGGTCGAGGAAATTGTTGGTGAAATCTTTGACGAAAATGATTCAAAA GAGGAAATCCAGAAAAAAACTGGCTATATTGTCATGCGGGCGGAGGGAATATATGATGTTGATGCAAACACCTCGATTGACCAGCTCTCTGAAGATCTCAATATTAAAATGCCAGAG GACCATCAGTATGAGACAGTCTCTGGTTTTGTGTGTGAAGCATTTGGATATATTCCAAGGACGGGTGAGACGATTAAGGTTATACTGGAAAGGGGAAATGAAGACGAGGACAACAATTACAATGGCACAGAATCTGATCGAGCAGACCAAAAtgagaagaaccaaatttttaaGCTTGAG gTTTCTGACCCCCTCCCTCCCACTACTTTTACTTGTGGTTGGTGA
- the LOC132038007 gene encoding putative DUF21 domain-containing protein At3g13070, chloroplastic isoform X1, whose product MDAGVFNPSSFITTYNKRSYAGIYTRQLRIPIKLSPKNLHYSCGVASNFNLYYNPKCNFSTRICCLSVQEPNGEFQNTQDSFGSSLKIPFVHFLLKKRLILVAAICEVASKFNLFYNSRCNFCRNGINGLFQNVQDSSLEVHFVLKKGLILVAAICGVFAIGCQRVLAVEGVLNVGNGVLEQGLALLRSYWPTVLQVLKMFKEQGLVLAALLSLSAFFSMAETSITTLWPWKVRELAEKESDNEGVFKMLRSDVTRFLTTILIGTTVVNIAATALVTEAATAVFGEAGVSAATGVMTVAILLLTEITPKSIAVHNATEVARFVVRPVAWLSLILYPVGRVVTYLSMGMLKLLRLKGSSEPLVTEDELKLMLRGAELSGAIEEEEQDMIENVLEIKDTHVREVMTPLVDVVAIDASATLVDFNSLWVTHQYSRVPVFEQRIDNIVGIAYAMDLLDYVQKGEMLESSIVGDMAHKPAYFVPDSMSVWNLLREFRIRKVHMAVVLNEYGGTIGIVTLEDVVEEIVGEIFDENDSKEEIQKKTGYIVMRAEGIYDVDANTSIDQLSEDLNIKMPEDHQYETVSGFVCEAFGYIPRTGETIKVILERGNEDEDNNYNGTESDRADQNEKNQIFKLEILAGNARKVSAVRFERISDDVEMETNEVTRLVPKIMTRKRKSNGGSDRNNHNDISFMERRDEDDHSNNFVMAEREDDSNNFVMAESEDNHDIANKQ is encoded by the exons ATGGATGCTGGTGTTTTTAATCCATCTTCATTTATCACCACTTATAATAAACGTTCATATGCAGGCATATATACTCGTCAATTAAGAATCCCCATTAAATTATCTCCCAAAAACCTTCATTACTCATGTGGGGTTGCTTCAAATTTCAATCTTTATTACAATCCCAAGTGTAATTTTAGTACTAGGATTTGTTGTCTATCTGTTCAAGAACCAAATGGGGAGTTTCAAAATACTCAAGATTCATTTGGGTCAAGTTTAAAAATACCATTTGTGcattttttgcttaaaaaaagGTTGATTTTAGTTGCTGCAATATGTGAGGTTGCttcaaaattcaatcttttttaCAATTCCAGGTGTAATTTTTGTAGAAATGGTATAAATGGGTTGTTTCAAAATGTTCAAGATTCATCTTTAGAAGTACATTTTGTGCTAAAAAAAGGGTTGATTTTGGTTGCTGCAATATGTGGGGTTTTTGCAATTGGGTGTCAAAGAGTGCTTGCTGTTGAAGGGGTTTTAAATGTGGGAAATGGAGTTTTAGAACAGGGTTTGGCTCTTTTAAGGAGTTATTGGCCTACAGTTTTGCAGGTTCTTAAGATGTTTAAAGAACAAGGTTTAGTTCTTGCAGCACTTCTTAGTCTCTCTGCATTTTTCTCAATGGCTGAGACATCAATAACTACGCTTTGGCCGTGGAAG GTACGAGAGTTAGCTGAAAAAGAATCTGACAATGAAGGAGTCTTCAAAATGTTGAGGAGTGATGTTACTCGATTCCTTACAACTATACTCATTGGAACAAC CGTTGTCAATATTGCAGCTACAGCATTAGTTACTGAGGCTGCAACTGCCGTATTTGGTGAAGCTGGTGTGAGTGCAGCAACGGGAGTTATGACG GTCGCGATCCTTCTACTAACAGAAATTACTCCAAAAAGCATTGCGGTTCACAATGCCACAGAAGTTGCTAGGTTTGTG GTTAGGCCAGTTGCATGGCTTTCCTTGATACTTTATCCAGTTGGAAGAGTTGTGACATATCTATCAATGGGAATGCTAAAACTCCTCCGCTTGAAAGGCAGTAG TGAACCATTGGTCACTGAggatgaattgaagttgatgctTCGTGGGGCGGAGTTAAGTGGTGCAATTGAGGAGGAAGAGCAG GATATGAttgaaaatgtgttggagataAAAGATACTCATGTCAGAGAGGTAATGACACctcttgttgatgttgttgcaATCGATGCCAGTGCAACATTAGTTGATTTCAATAGTTTGTGGGTGACACATCAGTACTCCAG GGTGCCTGTTTTTGAGCAACGCATAGATAATATCGTTGGCATTGCATATGCTATGGATCTCCTAGATTATGTACAAAAG GGAGAAATGCTGGAAAGTTCTATTGTGGGAGATATGGCACATAAACCTGCGTACTTTGTTCCCG ATTCTATGTCcgtgtggaaccttcttagagAGTTCCGGATCAGAAAAGTACACATGGCTGTTGTTCTTAATGAATATGGAGGAACCATTGGA ATTGTAACCCTTGAAGATGTGGTCGAGGAAATTGTTGGTGAAATCTTTGACGAAAATGATTCAAAA GAGGAAATCCAGAAAAAAACTGGCTATATTGTCATGCGGGCGGAGGGAATATATGATGTTGATGCAAACACCTCGATTGACCAGCTCTCTGAAGATCTCAATATTAAAATGCCAGAG GACCATCAGTATGAGACAGTCTCTGGTTTTGTGTGTGAAGCATTTGGATATATTCCAAGGACGGGTGAGACGATTAAGGTTATACTGGAAAGGGGAAATGAAGACGAGGACAACAATTACAATGGCACAGAATCTGATCGAGCAGACCAAAAtgagaagaaccaaatttttaaGCTTGAG ATATTAGCAGGGAATGCCAGAAAGGTCAGTGCTGTTCGATTTGAACGGATCAGTGATGATGTAGAAATGGAAACTAATGAGGTTACACGCCTCGTTCCCAAAATAATGACTAGGAAGCGGAAAAGTAATGGAGGTTCAGATCGAAACAATCACAACGACATCTCTTTTATGGAGAGGAGAGATGAGGATGACCATTCCAACAATTTTGTTATGGCTGAACGCGAGGATGATTCCAACAATTTTGTTATGGCTGAAAGCGAGGACAACCATGATATTGCAAATAAACAATAA